The following proteins are co-located in the Triticum aestivum cultivar Chinese Spring chromosome 1A, IWGSC CS RefSeq v2.1, whole genome shotgun sequence genome:
- the LOC123053099 gene encoding histone H3.2, which yields MARTKQTARKSTGGKAPRKQLATKAARKSAPATGGVKKPHRFRPGTVALREIRKYQKSTELLIRKLPFQRLVREIAQDFKTDLRFQSSAVSALQEAAEAYLVGLFEDTNLCAIHAKRVTIMPKDIQLARRIRGERA from the coding sequence ATGGCCCGCACGAAGCAGACGGCGAGGAAGTCCACCGGCGGCAAGGCGCCGCGCAAGCAGCTGGCCACCAAGGCGGCTCGCAAGTCCGCCCCGGCCACCGGCGGCGTGAAGAAGCCGCACCGCTTCCGCCCCGGCACCGTCGCGCTCCGGGAGATCCGCAAGTACCAGAAGAGCACCGAGCTGCTCATCCGCAAGCTGCCCTTCCAGCGCCTGGTGCGGGAGATCGCGCAGGACTTCAAGACCGACCTCCGCTTCCAGAGCTCCGCCGTCTCCGCGCTGCAGGAGGCCGCCGAGGCCTACCTCGTCGGGCTCTTCGAGGACACCAACCTCTGCGCCATCCACGCCAAGCGCGTCACcatcatgcccaaggacatccaGCTCGCCCGCCGCATCCGTGGCGAGAGGGCCTAG